The Natranaerobius trueperi genome segment GTTTTAGGTTTTGGTCTATTTATGTTACTTATCTTATTAGTGATTTTAATTTTAACAATCTTATTGGTATTTACTCCTTACGCAATTGTTGATGATAATTTACCACCAATTAAAGCTATAGTAACTTCATTTAAAACTGTAAAAAGATATTTATGGGTTGTACTATTACATTTACTTATTATTTGGTTATTAACAATTGTTGCAAGTATAATTGTTAATATTGTAGGATCAGTTTCAATAATAGTAGCAACTTTAGTATTTACTCCTATAGGGACTTATCTTATTTTCATAATATATCAATTGTATCGAAAACTGAACGAAAAGCCCTCTTTTAAAAGAAGAAGGAGGAGAAAAAGAAGATTAATAAAAAAACGTCTTAGAAGATAAAACTATAAGGAGAGTAGTTATTAATGTCAAACAAGTATATTCTTTCATTAGATCAAGGGACTACTAGTTCTAGAGCAATTTTATATGATAGAAATGGAACATTGGTACAAATTGCACAAAAAGAGTTCTCACAATTTTATCCTAAGTCTGGTTGGGTTGAACATGATGCGAGTGAAATATGGGGAACACAAAGTGGTGTTTTGAGGGAAGTATTAGAAACAGCAGGAATAAGACCTAATCAGGTAGAGGCTATTGGAATTGCAAATCAAAGAGAAACTACTGTAGTTTGGGAGAGAGAAACAGGGAAACCAATTTATAATGCAATAGTTTGGCAAGATAGAAGAACAGCTTATATATGTGAAGAACTTAAGGATCTGGGTCTAGAAGAATATATCAGAGAAAATACAGGGCTCGTAATAGATTCATATTTTTCTGCTACTAAGGTGAAATGGATTCTAGATAATGTACAAGGCGCGAAAGAAAGAGCGGAAAATGGAGACTTACTATTTGGTACTATTGATAGTTGGATTATTTGGAACCTTACTCGTGGTAAAGTTCATGTTACTGACTATTCTAATGCTTCTAGAACTATGATGTTTAATATATATACTTTGGATTGGGATGATAAGTTACTAAATGCACTGGATATTCCAAGAAAAATGCTCCCAGAAGTAAAGCAATCAAGTGAAATTTATGCATATACAGAGGAACATACCCTAGGAGGAGCAGAAATACCAATTTCGGGTATTGCAGGTGACCAACAAGCAGCTTTATTTGGTCAATCATGTTTAGAACGTGGAATGGTAAAAAACAC includes the following:
- the glpK gene encoding glycerol kinase GlpK; amino-acid sequence: MSNKYILSLDQGTTSSRAILYDRNGTLVQIAQKEFSQFYPKSGWVEHDASEIWGTQSGVLREVLETAGIRPNQVEAIGIANQRETTVVWERETGKPIYNAIVWQDRRTAYICEELKDLGLEEYIRENTGLVIDSYFSATKVKWILDNVQGAKERAENGDLLFGTIDSWIIWNLTRGKVHVTDYSNASRTMMFNIYTLDWDDKLLNALDIPRKMLPEVKQSSEIYAYTEEHTLGGAEIPISGIAGDQQAALFGQSCLERGMVKNTYGTGCFLLMNTGRQPVVSDNGLLTTIAWGINGRVYYALEGSIFIAGAAVQWLRDNLRLIDSSCDSEYFAKKSEDSEGVYVVPAFQGLGAPYWDMYARGGIFGLTSKVGKAEIVRATLESLGYQTRDVVDAMKKDSGLELKSLRVDGGASKNDLVMQFQSDILGSNVERPENIESTARGVAFLAGLAVDFWTRDDIEKLQKIDAIFRPQMNNEQREHKYQGWKKAVYRTMDWVQD